One part of the Tenacibaculum sp. 190130A14a genome encodes these proteins:
- a CDS encoding M28 family metallopeptidase, protein MKTYITLFFLSLSVCLFAQTDAKIYDIINNVSTNRIKADISTLANFGTRHTLSDTLSNTRGIGAARRWIKSEFDQISKDCGNCLEVFYQKDLVKKGTNARITKDVWVVNVVAIQRGKKNPNSYIIMSGDIDSRISDPNNFTDDAPGANDNASGMAGAIEAARVLSKYSFDNSIVYVGLSGEEQGLFGGKGLATYAKEKGWNILGVMNNDMIGNIKGVDGVIDNRTFRIFSEPTPPTETERQRRARRFYGGEVDGISRQLARYIYKTTKTYMPEMNPKMVYRLDRFGRGGHHRPFNDIGFPGIRIMEAHENYTQQHQDIRTENGIEYGDKLKFVNFDYANKLTAVNAINLASIASAPTAPTNVAIGGIVQPSVKLKWDKVNGAKGYKIYWRDTTSPTWDHSRYVGDINEFTLEGIVIDNFFFGIASVGEDGHESIVAFPSKIIR, encoded by the coding sequence ATGAAAACTTATATTACTTTATTTTTTTTAAGTCTTTCAGTTTGTTTGTTTGCTCAAACAGATGCTAAGATTTATGATATTATCAACAATGTATCGACTAATAGGATAAAAGCGGATATTTCCACATTAGCTAATTTTGGTACAAGACATACCTTAAGTGACACACTTTCTAACACAAGAGGAATTGGTGCTGCAAGAAGATGGATCAAGTCAGAATTTGATCAAATTTCTAAAGATTGTGGCAATTGTTTAGAGGTTTTTTATCAAAAAGATTTGGTCAAAAAAGGAACGAACGCTAGAATTACGAAAGATGTTTGGGTAGTTAATGTCGTTGCGATTCAAAGAGGTAAAAAAAATCCTAATAGCTACATCATCATGAGTGGTGATATAGACTCTCGAATTTCTGATCCTAATAATTTTACTGATGATGCTCCTGGTGCAAATGACAATGCTTCTGGAATGGCCGGAGCTATAGAAGCTGCTCGTGTTCTAAGTAAATATTCATTTGATAATAGTATTGTCTATGTTGGATTGTCTGGTGAAGAACAAGGCCTATTTGGAGGAAAAGGTCTAGCTACTTATGCCAAAGAAAAAGGATGGAACATTTTAGGAGTGATGAATAATGATATGATTGGAAACATTAAAGGAGTTGATGGGGTCATTGATAATAGAACTTTTAGAATTTTTTCAGAACCAACCCCTCCTACTGAAACGGAACGTCAGCGAAGAGCGAGACGTTTTTATGGAGGTGAAGTAGATGGTATCTCTCGTCAATTAGCTCGATATATTTATAAAACAACTAAAACGTATATGCCAGAAATGAACCCTAAAATGGTGTATCGTTTAGATCGTTTTGGAAGAGGTGGTCATCATAGACCATTTAATGATATAGGATTTCCTGGGATTCGCATTATGGAAGCGCATGAAAACTACACACAGCAACACCAAGATATACGTACAGAAAACGGAATAGAGTACGGTGATAAACTTAAATTTGTGAATTTTGATTATGCCAATAAATTAACCGCCGTAAACGCAATTAACTTGGCTAGTATTGCAAGTGCACCTACTGCTCCTACAAATGTAGCCATTGGAGGAATTGTACAACCCTCTGTAAAACTTAAATGGGACAAAGTTAATGGTGCGAAAGGCTATAAAATTTACTGGAGAGATACCACTTCTCCAACTTGGGATCATAGTAGATATGTTGGAGATATCAATGAATTTACTTTAGAAGGAATTGTTATTGATAATTTCTTTTTTGGTATTGCCTCTGTAGGTGAAGACGGACACGAAAGTATTGTTGCTTTTCCTAGTAAAATTATTAGATAA
- a CDS encoding DUF6263 family protein: protein MKKIALLLLLTMSIVGMAQEKVLLRLNYEKGDVYETKMHMKQDLAGMMDLDIVMNMNMKINAIEGGLYNTEMKISHVTMNMTSQGNTMKYDSNDKEEDMNRFAKGAHSKMKPILTSSMEFTYDKLADVKDVKLISGTASIDSFKENSNTIVYPKEAVELGTSWKESKTTSQGVKLNYEYKVTSIDANKVVLTITGTISEIGTGDFNGKASVDRKTGNVSEMNVDMNMNVMGQKIKQNISMTTTKM from the coding sequence ATGAAAAAAATAGCACTTTTGTTATTACTTACTATGTCAATTGTAGGAATGGCACAAGAGAAAGTATTGTTACGTTTAAATTATGAAAAAGGTGATGTGTATGAAACGAAAATGCATATGAAACAGGATTTAGCTGGGATGATGGATCTAGATATAGTCATGAATATGAATATGAAAATTAATGCTATAGAAGGAGGTTTATATAACACTGAAATGAAAATTTCACATGTTACAATGAATATGACTTCACAAGGAAATACCATGAAGTATGATTCTAATGATAAAGAAGAAGACATGAATCGTTTTGCTAAAGGAGCCCATTCTAAAATGAAACCTATTTTAACATCATCAATGGAGTTTACTTATGATAAGTTAGCAGATGTAAAAGACGTAAAACTAATTTCAGGTACAGCTAGTATTGATTCATTCAAAGAAAATTCGAATACGATAGTGTACCCTAAAGAAGCGGTAGAATTAGGTACAAGTTGGAAAGAGTCTAAAACAACAAGTCAAGGGGTAAAACTGAATTATGAATATAAAGTAACTTCTATAGACGCTAATAAAGTAGTTCTTACTATTACAGGAACTATTTCTGAAATTGGTACAGGAGATTTTAATGGAAAGGCCAGTGTAGATAGAAAAACAGGAAATGTTTCAGAAATGAATGTAGATATGAATATGAATGTAATGGGGCAAAAGATAAAGCAAAATATTAGTATGACTACCACAAAAATGTAG
- a CDS encoding dihydrolipoamide acetyltransferase family protein: protein MARFELKLPKMGESVAEATITSWVKEVGDTIDIDDTVVEVATDKVDSEVPSEVEGTLVEILFDKDAVVQVGETIAIIETEGGEAVTAVATPKQETPKEVAQLEETVEAAKEMVSTTIDTSNSDRFYSPLVKSIAQTEGISLSELETISGTGKDGRVTKNDILSYIENRGSQPKPAAKPVVAAPAPVKEAPAKVSTPITMSGEDEIIEMTRMGKLISKHMVDSVQTSAHVQSFIEIDVTNIVKWRNKVKDAYLKREGEKLTFTPILMQAVAQTIKKFPLINISVDGDKIIKRGNINLGMAAALPDGNLIVPVIKNADQLNLVGMTKKVNDLANRARANQLKPDEIQGGTYTVTNVGSFGSVMGTPIINQPQVAILALGAIRKMPSVIETPEGDFIGIRSKMFVSHSYDHRVVNGALGGMFIKTFKEILESWDVNQDF, encoded by the coding sequence ATGGCTAGATTTGAATTAAAATTGCCTAAAATGGGTGAAAGCGTTGCAGAAGCAACTATTACTTCATGGGTTAAAGAAGTAGGTGACACTATTGATATTGACGATACGGTGGTAGAAGTAGCAACCGATAAGGTTGATAGCGAAGTACCTAGTGAAGTAGAAGGAACCCTAGTTGAAATTTTATTTGACAAAGATGCAGTAGTACAAGTTGGTGAAACAATTGCTATTATTGAGACTGAAGGAGGAGAAGCTGTAACAGCAGTTGCAACTCCTAAGCAAGAAACTCCAAAAGAAGTAGCTCAATTAGAAGAAACAGTGGAAGCTGCAAAGGAAATGGTGAGCACTACAATTGATACTTCAAATAGTGATCGTTTTTATTCTCCTTTAGTAAAAAGTATTGCGCAGACAGAAGGTATTTCATTATCAGAATTAGAAACTATTTCAGGTACAGGAAAGGATGGAAGAGTTACTAAAAACGATATACTATCTTATATAGAAAACAGAGGAAGTCAGCCAAAACCAGCAGCAAAACCTGTTGTAGCGGCTCCGGCTCCTGTAAAAGAGGCTCCAGCTAAAGTTTCAACTCCAATCACTATGAGTGGAGAAGATGAAATTATAGAAATGACTCGTATGGGTAAATTAATTTCTAAGCACATGGTAGATTCTGTACAAACATCTGCTCATGTACAATCTTTCATAGAAATTGATGTAACTAATATTGTTAAATGGAGAAATAAGGTAAAAGATGCTTATTTAAAGAGAGAAGGAGAGAAGTTAACTTTTACTCCGATCTTAATGCAAGCAGTAGCGCAAACTATTAAGAAGTTCCCATTAATTAATATTTCTGTAGATGGTGATAAGATTATCAAGAGAGGGAATATTAATTTAGGAATGGCTGCTGCTTTACCTGATGGAAACTTAATAGTACCAGTAATTAAAAATGCAGATCAATTAAACTTAGTTGGAATGACTAAGAAGGTAAATGATTTAGCAAATAGAGCAAGAGCAAATCAGTTAAAACCAGATGAAATTCAAGGAGGTACGTACACAGTTACCAACGTAGGTAGTTTTGGATCTGTAATGGGAACTCCAATTATCAACCAACCTCAGGTTGCTATTTTAGCTTTAGGAGCTATTAGAAAAATGCCATCGGTTATCGAAACTCCTGAAGGTGATTTTATTGGAATTAGAAGCAAAATGTTTGTATCTCATTCATATGATCATAGAGTGGTAAATGGAGCTCTTGGAGGTATGTTTATCAAAACATTTAAAGAAATTTTAGAATCTTGGGATGTGAATCAAGATTTTTAA
- a CDS encoding beta-ketoacyl-ACP synthase III, whose translation MYNSKITGLGYYVPENVVTNDDLTQFMETSDEWIQERTGIKERRWIDPKTEDSTSVMGAKAAKIAIERAGLTKDDIDFIIFATLSPELYFPGGGVQIQDLLDMPTIGALDIRNQCSGFIYSLSVADQFIKTGMYKNILVIGSENHSGGLEKSTRGRGVTVIFGDGAGAAVLSRSEEEGKGILSSHLHSEGKHAKELALIGPSTGRWVDAIMEENDPDDTSYYPYMNGQFVFKHAVVRFSEAIVEGLQANGLQKEDIDMLIPHQANLRIAQFIQKKFQLSDDKVFNNIMKYGNTTAASVIIALTEAWEKGKINDGDLVVLAAFGSGFTWGSVVIRW comes from the coding sequence ATGTATAATTCAAAAATTACAGGATTAGGTTATTACGTTCCTGAAAACGTGGTAACTAACGATGATCTTACCCAGTTTATGGAAACAAGCGATGAGTGGATTCAAGAAAGAACTGGAATTAAAGAACGTCGTTGGATTGACCCTAAAACGGAGGATTCTACTTCAGTTATGGGAGCAAAGGCCGCTAAAATTGCGATTGAAAGAGCAGGTTTAACAAAAGATGATATTGATTTTATCATTTTTGCAACGTTAAGTCCTGAGTTGTATTTTCCTGGAGGAGGAGTACAAATTCAAGATTTATTAGATATGCCAACTATTGGAGCATTGGATATACGTAATCAATGTTCTGGATTTATTTACTCTTTATCAGTTGCAGATCAGTTTATTAAGACCGGGATGTATAAAAACATTCTTGTTATTGGATCTGAAAATCACTCAGGAGGTTTAGAAAAATCTACGAGAGGTAGAGGAGTGACTGTAATTTTTGGTGATGGTGCTGGAGCGGCGGTTTTATCGCGTAGTGAAGAAGAAGGAAAAGGTATTTTATCTTCTCATTTACATTCAGAAGGGAAACATGCAAAGGAATTAGCTTTGATTGGACCTTCAACAGGAAGATGGGTAGATGCAATTATGGAAGAAAATGACCCAGATGATACTTCTTATTATCCATATATGAATGGTCAGTTTGTTTTTAAACATGCTGTTGTACGTTTTTCAGAGGCCATTGTAGAAGGGTTACAGGCAAATGGATTACAAAAAGAAGATATTGATATGTTAATTCCGCATCAAGCGAATTTACGTATTGCACAGTTCATTCAAAAGAAATTCCAATTATCAGATGATAAAGTGTTTAATAACATCATGAAATATGGAAATACTACTGCAGCTTCTGTTATTATTGCTTTAACTGAAGCATGGGAGAAAGGAAAAATCAATGACGGAGATTTAGTAGTGTTGGCTGCTTTTGGAAGTGGATTTACTTGGGGATCAGTTGTGATTCGTTGGTAA
- a CDS encoding Gfo/Idh/MocA family protein, with protein sequence MMNRKKFLSLSAKASLFLGLSSTISCKDEENTSQLLNKTAKGSAFALTAPKIDKVNVGIIGCGNRGQVLIQMFDWLLKNDKADIVAVSDLKKEKTDKLNQHLQKTHNKIAHAYYGNPNEWKKLVERDDIHLLIIATPWEMHTPMSLYGMENGKHVACEVPIAYTLEDCWKLIETAERTQKHCMMMENCCFNNEELWVLNMVNQGVFGDLTHAEGAYIHDLRKHLLDEKYYEDQWRIKHHLNKDGNFYTTHGLGPISQYMDIGRGDTYDHVVSMSSREKSLSDAAKKANIDKFANVKCGDMNTTMIKTKLGKTIMLQFDVHSGRPYDRLNTLVGTKAVHEGYPSKLYINEEELAWWGHKWLDEEHYKMYREKYNHPLWSKLKSQISDNSVGHGGMDFVMIYRLIKCLNEGLPLDINVYDSVLWSSITPLSELSVAQNSSSVKVPDFTGGTWKNKNKTEMLREI encoded by the coding sequence ATGATGAATAGAAAAAAATTTCTTTCCCTTTCTGCGAAAGCCTCTTTATTTTTAGGATTATCTTCAACTATTTCTTGTAAAGACGAAGAAAACACTTCACAACTTCTAAATAAAACTGCCAAAGGAAGTGCATTTGCACTTACCGCTCCTAAGATTGATAAAGTCAATGTTGGAATTATTGGTTGCGGTAATAGAGGTCAAGTGCTCATACAAATGTTCGATTGGTTACTAAAAAATGACAAAGCGGATATCGTAGCTGTTTCTGATCTTAAAAAAGAAAAAACAGATAAACTAAACCAACATCTACAAAAAACACATAACAAGATAGCACACGCCTATTATGGGAATCCAAACGAATGGAAAAAACTAGTTGAGCGAGATGATATTCATTTGTTAATTATTGCTACTCCATGGGAAATGCATACTCCAATGTCGCTATACGGAATGGAAAATGGAAAACATGTTGCTTGCGAAGTACCTATTGCCTATACGCTAGAAGACTGTTGGAAACTTATTGAAACTGCAGAACGAACACAAAAACATTGTATGATGATGGAGAATTGTTGTTTCAACAATGAAGAATTATGGGTTTTAAATATGGTCAATCAAGGTGTTTTTGGAGATTTAACACATGCTGAAGGAGCCTACATTCATGACTTAAGAAAACACCTTTTAGATGAAAAATATTACGAAGATCAATGGAGAATCAAACATCATTTAAATAAAGACGGTAATTTTTATACGACACATGGATTAGGCCCTATAAGTCAATATATGGATATTGGACGTGGAGACACCTATGATCATGTAGTTTCTATGAGTTCAAGAGAAAAAAGCTTGAGTGATGCCGCAAAAAAAGCAAACATTGACAAATTTGCCAATGTAAAATGTGGAGATATGAATACAACAATGATCAAAACAAAACTTGGTAAAACCATTATGCTACAATTTGATGTTCACTCAGGTAGACCCTATGATAGACTAAATACTTTGGTAGGTACAAAAGCGGTTCATGAAGGTTATCCTTCTAAATTATACATAAACGAAGAAGAACTTGCTTGGTGGGGACATAAATGGTTGGATGAAGAACACTATAAAATGTACCGAGAAAAGTACAATCATCCGCTTTGGTCAAAGTTAAAATCTCAAATTTCTGATAATTCAGTTGGACACGGAGGAATGGATTTTGTAATGATCTATCGCTTAATAAAATGTTTAAATGAAGGATTACCTTTAGATATTAATGTATACGATAGCGTATTATGGAGTTCTATTACACCCCTCTCAGAATTATCGGTAGCACAAAATAGCAGCTCTGTTAAAGTACCTGATTTTACTGGCGGTACTTGGAAAAACAAAAATAAAACTGAAATGCTAAGGGAAATCTAA
- a CDS encoding TIGR01777 family oxidoreductase: MVKVLITGGTGLIGKQLQQLLKKQNYEVVILTRSPQNKNEFHWNITENYIDVKAFTGVTHIIHLAGAGIADKRWTTKRKKELINSRVQSANLLFEKIKELDIPLKGFISASGIGYYGAKTSDKIFTEDDQPENDFISKICVQWEKAASKFKEINIPVTILRTGVVLTKSGGALSKMNTPLFLSALGNGKQYIPWIHVDDLCNLYLEAIRNTHFEGIFNAVAPEHQTNESFTNTLGTTIKKTVFPINAPSFVLKTALGEMAYILLKGSRVSSNKTTSLYTFMYSDLSTALNNIYNEK, from the coding sequence ATGGTAAAAGTTTTAATTACTGGAGGAACAGGGCTTATAGGAAAACAATTACAACAACTTTTAAAAAAACAAAATTATGAAGTTGTCATTTTAACTAGGTCTCCACAAAACAAAAATGAATTTCATTGGAACATTACCGAAAATTATATTGATGTAAAAGCCTTTACTGGAGTTACTCATATAATTCATTTAGCAGGCGCTGGAATTGCTGATAAACGTTGGACAACTAAAAGAAAAAAAGAACTAATAAATAGTAGAGTTCAATCTGCTAATTTATTATTTGAAAAAATAAAAGAATTAGACATTCCTCTAAAAGGTTTTATATCTGCCTCTGGAATTGGGTATTATGGAGCCAAAACTTCCGATAAGATTTTTACAGAAGACGATCAACCTGAAAATGACTTTATATCAAAAATTTGTGTACAATGGGAAAAAGCAGCTTCTAAGTTTAAGGAAATTAATATTCCTGTAACTATTCTTCGAACAGGTGTTGTTTTAACTAAATCGGGAGGTGCTCTATCAAAAATGAATACGCCTTTATTTTTATCTGCTCTTGGCAATGGCAAACAATATATTCCTTGGATTCATGTTGATGATTTATGTAATTTGTATCTCGAAGCAATTCGAAACACGCACTTTGAAGGTATTTTCAATGCTGTAGCTCCTGAACATCAAACCAATGAAAGCTTTACAAATACGTTGGGTACAACTATTAAAAAAACGGTATTCCCTATTAATGCACCTTCTTTTGTTTTAAAAACAGCATTAGGGGAAATGGCTTATATTTTATTAAAAGGAAGTAGGGTTTCTTCGAATAAAACTACCAGTTTGTATACTTTTATGTATTCTGATTTGAGCACTGCGCTAAACAACATTTATAATGAAAAATAA
- a CDS encoding GNAT family N-acetyltransferase has protein sequence MKNKLENPVWSSLKETHKKFAIQYDEVTFYDPNICPFGAFTNTQKTKHALNEYAKLTDAFFLVSENKTPTYDTSKITLDKKIEGVQMVLENLQEIDITEEIVPLTEKHVDAIYHLIWLVMPGYYKKRTFDMGKYFGIFKSNQLVAIAGQRMQTDDFIEVSGVVTHPDFTKRGYAKQLTLHVTKDIIKDGKHPILHTTKGNPAIKLYEKLGYRITRDMNWWYFTKK, from the coding sequence ATGAAAAATAAGCTAGAAAACCCTGTTTGGTCTTCGTTAAAAGAAACACACAAGAAATTTGCTATTCAGTATGATGAAGTAACTTTTTATGATCCTAATATATGTCCCTTTGGTGCATTTACGAATACCCAAAAAACAAAACATGCCTTAAACGAATATGCCAAATTAACTGATGCTTTTTTTCTAGTTTCTGAAAATAAAACTCCTACATATGATACTTCAAAAATCACATTAGACAAAAAAATAGAAGGAGTTCAAATGGTTTTAGAGAATTTACAAGAAATTGATATTACCGAAGAAATTGTTCCTTTAACTGAAAAACATGTAGATGCTATTTATCATCTTATTTGGTTAGTTATGCCAGGGTACTATAAAAAACGTACGTTTGATATGGGCAAATACTTTGGTATTTTTAAAAGTAATCAATTGGTAGCCATTGCTGGACAACGAATGCAAACAGATGATTTTATTGAAGTTAGTGGTGTAGTAACCCATCCTGATTTTACAAAAAGAGGTTATGCTAAACAACTTACACTACATGTAACAAAAGATATAATAAAAGACGGAAAACATCCTATTTTACACACAACCAAAGGAAATCCTGCTATTAAACTATATGAAAAGCTTGGCTATAGAATAACCAGAGATATGAACTGGTGGTACTTTACTAAAAAATAA
- a CDS encoding dehydrogenase E1 component subunit alpha/beta, with product MNNLQTAIQFNKKKLENQTLLELYKKMLLPRMIEEKMLILLRQGKISKWFSGIGQEAISVGVTSVLAKEEYILPMHRNLGVFTTREIPLHRLFSQWQGKANGFTKGRDRSFHFGTQEYKIVGMISHLGPQLGIADGIALANKLKNNNQVCAVFTGDGGTSEGDFHEALNVASVWNLPVLFCIENNGYGLSTPTSEQYNCEHLADRGKGYGMESHIIDGNNIIEVYTKVSELAESIRENPRPILIEFKTFRMRGHEEASGTKYVPQELMEHWALKDPLNNYKEFLISENILTNEQDENFRNEFKNLIQDNLNIAFDEPAITSSISIELEDVFKKITPSSIAPNKETENIRLIDAISNGLRQAMERDDSIVVMGQDVAEYGGVFKITEGFVDAFGKERVRNTPICESAIVSAAYGLSLNGMKAVMEMQFGDFVSTGFNPIVNLLAKSHYRWNQHADVVVRMPCGAGVGAGPFHSQTNEAWFTKTPGLKVIYPAFPYDAKGLLTAAINDPNPVLFFEHKALYRSTYQEVPTNYYTLPIGKASVLKEGNDITIISFGASVHWALNTLDEHNNISADLIDLRSLQPLDTETIYNSVKKTGKVIIVQEDSLFGSVSSDISSLIMENCFEYLDAPVKRVASIETPIPFAGNLEKEYLPKERFKTELLNLLAY from the coding sequence ATGAATAACCTACAAACAGCTATACAATTCAACAAAAAAAAATTAGAGAATCAAACGCTCCTAGAACTTTACAAAAAGATGTTGTTGCCTAGAATGATTGAAGAAAAAATGTTGATTCTTCTTAGACAAGGTAAAATTTCTAAATGGTTTAGTGGTATTGGACAAGAAGCGATTTCTGTTGGTGTAACTTCTGTTTTAGCAAAAGAGGAATATATACTTCCTATGCATAGAAACTTAGGAGTATTTACAACAAGAGAAATTCCTTTACATCGTCTTTTTTCTCAATGGCAAGGAAAAGCCAATGGTTTTACGAAAGGAAGAGATCGAAGCTTTCATTTTGGTACGCAAGAATATAAAATAGTGGGTATGATTTCCCACTTAGGTCCTCAATTAGGAATAGCAGATGGAATTGCTCTTGCCAACAAATTGAAAAATAACAATCAAGTTTGTGCTGTCTTTACAGGTGATGGAGGAACCAGTGAAGGTGATTTTCATGAGGCTTTAAACGTAGCTTCGGTATGGAATTTACCTGTATTATTTTGTATTGAAAACAATGGGTATGGACTATCTACCCCTACTTCAGAACAATATAACTGTGAACATTTAGCAGACAGAGGAAAAGGATATGGAATGGAATCACATATCATTGATGGAAATAATATTATAGAAGTCTATACAAAAGTATCTGAGCTTGCAGAAAGCATTAGAGAAAATCCTAGACCCATTTTAATTGAATTCAAAACCTTTAGAATGCGAGGTCATGAAGAAGCTAGTGGTACAAAATATGTTCCACAAGAATTAATGGAACACTGGGCTTTAAAAGATCCTCTGAATAACTACAAAGAGTTCTTAATCTCTGAAAACATTTTGACTAATGAACAAGATGAAAACTTCAGAAATGAATTTAAAAACTTAATTCAAGACAATTTAAATATTGCCTTTGATGAACCAGCGATTACATCATCAATCTCAATTGAATTAGAAGATGTATTTAAAAAGATTACACCTAGCAGCATAGCTCCTAATAAAGAAACCGAAAATATTCGTTTGATTGATGCGATTTCAAATGGTTTAAGACAAGCTATGGAAAGAGATGATTCAATAGTTGTTATGGGACAAGATGTTGCAGAATACGGCGGTGTATTTAAGATTACCGAAGGTTTTGTAGATGCTTTTGGAAAAGAACGTGTTCGAAATACACCTATTTGTGAATCTGCTATTGTCTCAGCTGCCTATGGTTTATCTTTAAATGGAATGAAAGCTGTGATGGAAATGCAGTTTGGAGACTTTGTTTCAACTGGTTTTAACCCGATTGTAAACTTGTTAGCTAAATCTCATTATAGATGGAATCAGCATGCGGATGTTGTGGTAAGAATGCCATGCGGTGCTGGAGTTGGTGCTGGACCTTTTCATTCTCAAACCAATGAAGCTTGGTTTACCAAAACACCAGGACTAAAAGTCATATATCCAGCATTTCCATATGATGCTAAAGGTTTATTGACTGCTGCTATAAACGACCCTAACCCAGTATTATTCTTTGAGCACAAAGCTTTGTATAGAAGTACTTACCAAGAAGTTCCTACAAATTATTACACATTACCTATTGGGAAGGCTTCTGTATTAAAAGAAGGAAACGATATTACCATCATCAGTTTTGGAGCTTCGGTTCACTGGGCACTCAACACTTTAGACGAACATAACAATATTTCTGCTGATTTAATAGATTTAAGATCATTGCAACCTTTAGATACGGAAACTATATATAATTCAGTTAAAAAGACCGGTAAAGTGATTATTGTACAAGAGGATTCTTTATTTGGAAGTGTATCAAGTGATATCTCTTCTTTAATTATGGAAAATTGTTTTGAATATTTAGACGCTCCTGTTAAAAGAGTAGCGAGTATCGAAACTCCTATTCCTTTTGCTGGAAACCTAGAGAAAGAATACTTGCCAAAAGAACGATTTAAAACAGAGCTATTAAATTTACTAGCTTACTAA
- a CDS encoding YdeI/OmpD-associated family protein, translated as MSKNRPQLYFKTDIEWREWLLENHHVSTGVYLILYKVESNIPSMRWEEAVKVALCFGWIDSTVKSLGNGKRQQYFCPRKPKSVWSALNKKYIKELLTNNLMHQSGVKSIEIAKQNGSWSALDDVENLVVPEDLQQAFDNNPTAYSNYQNFAKSYRKGYLYWLFSAKRVATRQKRIKEIIELCNANQKQKGTW; from the coding sequence ATGAGTAAAAACAGACCTCAGTTATATTTTAAAACCGATATTGAATGGAGAGAATGGTTACTTGAAAATCATCATGTAAGTACTGGTGTTTATTTAATTTTATACAAGGTAGAATCCAACATTCCAAGTATGCGATGGGAAGAAGCTGTAAAAGTTGCCTTATGTTTTGGTTGGATAGATTCAACAGTCAAAAGTTTAGGAAATGGTAAACGACAACAATATTTTTGTCCTCGTAAACCAAAAAGTGTATGGAGTGCATTAAACAAAAAATATATTAAAGAATTACTTACTAACAACCTCATGCATCAATCAGGGGTAAAATCAATTGAAATAGCAAAGCAAAACGGTTCTTGGTCTGCTTTAGACGATGTTGAGAATTTGGTGGTACCAGAAGATTTACAGCAAGCTTTTGATAATAACCCTACAGCTTATTCAAACTATCAAAATTTTGCAAAATCTTATAGAAAAGGCTATTTGTATTGGTTGTTTAGTGCTAAAAGAGTAGCTACAAGACAAAAACGAATAAAGGAGATTATTGAATTATGTAATGCCAATCAAAAACAAAAAGGAACATGGTAA